A window of Ignavibacterium sp. contains these coding sequences:
- a CDS encoding 3-phosphoglycerate dehydrogenase — MKLKVLIADKFPDKYIQELKALDLDVIYEPKLGEKDLPKAAEDVDILVVRSTVVNEETINNSKKLNLIIRAGSGVNNIAISAANKKGIYVANCPGMNAVAVAELTIGLMIALDRFIPDNVSDFRNGIWNKDKYSKGKGLKGKTLGIIGVGNIGKEVAKRALAFEMNVYGKDISRIEGVQIKDFSEMDQLLPLCDIVTIHLPATPQTKGLFNKQMFSYMKDGAYLINTSRHDIIVEEDLLEAIKEKNLRVALDVFKGEPEGKSGEVKSQLQNNPNIYVTHHIGASTEQAQDAVAEETVRIIKHYVHSGVIDHWVNRAKVTDAKYQLVVKHYDKPGVLASVLDVIRQGNINIEEIENIIFEGGIAACCTMKLKLPATAEMLKQISENPNVISVSHVEI, encoded by the coding sequence ATGAAACTAAAAGTATTAATCGCAGATAAATTTCCTGATAAGTACATTCAGGAATTAAAAGCACTTGATCTTGATGTTATTTACGAACCCAAACTTGGGGAAAAAGATCTTCCCAAAGCAGCAGAAGATGTTGACATATTGGTTGTTCGCTCAACTGTTGTAAATGAAGAAACAATTAACAACAGTAAAAAACTTAATCTTATAATTCGTGCTGGCTCAGGGGTGAACAACATTGCTATTTCTGCTGCAAATAAAAAAGGCATCTATGTTGCAAACTGTCCGGGAATGAACGCTGTGGCAGTTGCTGAGCTTACAATCGGATTAATGATTGCACTGGATAGATTTATTCCAGATAATGTTTCGGATTTCAGAAATGGAATCTGGAATAAGGATAAATATTCCAAAGGCAAAGGACTCAAAGGAAAAACTTTAGGTATCATAGGTGTTGGTAATATCGGTAAAGAAGTTGCAAAGCGCGCACTTGCTTTTGAGATGAATGTTTATGGAAAAGATATTTCAAGAATTGAAGGTGTTCAGATTAAAGATTTTTCTGAAATGGATCAACTATTGCCACTTTGCGATATAGTAACTATTCACCTTCCTGCTACACCGCAAACCAAAGGATTATTCAATAAACAAATGTTCAGCTATATGAAAGATGGTGCTTATTTGATAAACACATCCAGACACGATATCATTGTCGAAGAAGACTTACTTGAAGCAATTAAAGAAAAGAATCTCAGAGTTGCTCTTGATGTTTTCAAAGGTGAACCAGAAGGAAAATCGGGAGAAGTAAAATCCCAGTTGCAGAATAATCCGAATATTTATGTAACTCACCATATTGGTGCATCAACTGAGCAGGCACAGGATGCAGTTGCTGAAGAAACAGTTAGAATCATTAAACATTATGTTCACAGTGGAGTAATTGATCATTGGGTAAACAGAGCAAAAGTAACTGATGCAAAATATCAATTGGTGGTCAAACACTACGATAAGCCCGGTGTGCTTGCAAGTGTACTTGATGTAATTCGACAAGGAAATATTAATATTGAAGAAATCGAAAACATCATTTTTGAAGGTGGTATTGCTGCTTGTTGCACAATGAAATTGAAACTTCCTGCAACTGCAGAAATGTTAAAGCAAATAAGTGAAAATCCAAATGTTATTAGTGTAAGTCATGTAGAAATTTAA
- a CDS encoding SRPBCC family protein codes for MPKIIASDSVELNYSLEKVWSVISDFDSYKIWWPRLVNLEIKSENQQVIGTTLKASPFGGKSFSIRVVEITNLKEIKLEYFDGLYRGLGRWIIESNNDSTILTYEVNLDIVDSLTKLISYILPVSKIHSIIFRKIFSNLKDYLKEKN; via the coding sequence ATGCCTAAAATAATTGCTTCTGATAGTGTTGAACTTAATTATTCTTTAGAAAAAGTCTGGTCAGTTATTTCTGATTTTGATTCATATAAAATCTGGTGGCCACGATTAGTTAATCTTGAGATCAAAAGTGAAAATCAACAAGTGATTGGTACGACTTTAAAGGCAAGTCCATTTGGTGGAAAATCTTTTTCAATAAGAGTTGTTGAAATAACTAATCTCAAAGAAATAAAGTTGGAATATTTTGATGGTTTATATCGTGGTTTGGGAAGATGGATTATTGAAAGCAATAATGACAGTACAATTTTAACTTACGAAGTGAATCTTGATATTGTCGATTCTCTTACAAAGTTAATTTCTTACATTCTGCCAGTTTCTAAAATTCATTCTATAATTTTCAGAAAAATATTTTCAAACCTGAAGGATTATCTGAAAGAAAAAAATTGA
- a CDS encoding LptF/LptG family permease: MILYRYILRNHFIPFIFSLITLICIFLLQFLMKFADRMVGKGLDGWIITKLIVFNLSWMVVLVVPMATLVATLMAFGNMSQNNEVTIMKSSGVSLYKMMLAPIVASLVLSYLLYLFNNEVLPDANHEAKNLMSDISRTKPTLSLEPGFFSQEVPNYAILARRIDQQTNVLYDLTIYDYSNALLINVVTAKKGRIFFSANQTKLIMALEDGEIHESNVENTTMYRKLRFEKHKIAMNADLFSFQQSGPTSRGERELSVEDMKYITDSLYKIQASNYKSLNNEVEKYLLFKNKFPFKASPVQNQSKDVERIKNLDRVKTALNMVLSAYRRVEWTQREIEKYEVEIYKKYAIPAACFVFILIGAPLGIMVRKGGFGVAASISLFFFLLYWAFLIGGEKLSERGIISPFMGMWSANILLFIAGTLLTIQTNLETKTISFDVLKKLIPKSFQQKAESDENQNS; the protein is encoded by the coding sequence ATGATTTTGTACAGATATATACTTCGTAATCACTTCATTCCATTCATTTTTTCACTGATTACTTTGATTTGCATCTTTTTGCTTCAGTTTCTTATGAAATTTGCTGATAGAATGGTCGGGAAAGGTTTAGATGGCTGGATTATTACCAAGCTTATTGTCTTTAATTTAAGCTGGATGGTTGTGCTTGTAGTTCCGATGGCAACTCTTGTTGCTACCCTTATGGCTTTCGGAAATATGAGTCAGAATAATGAAGTAACGATTATGAAATCATCAGGTGTAAGTTTGTACAAAATGATGTTGGCTCCAATTGTTGCGTCACTGGTTTTATCATATCTCTTATATCTGTTCAACAACGAAGTTCTTCCTGATGCAAATCACGAAGCTAAAAATCTGATGAGCGATATCTCGCGAACAAAACCAACTCTCTCACTTGAGCCGGGATTTTTTTCGCAGGAAGTTCCCAACTATGCGATTCTTGCGCGAAGGATAGATCAGCAAACCAATGTACTTTATGATCTTACAATTTATGATTATTCAAATGCATTGCTGATAAATGTTGTAACTGCAAAAAAAGGAAGAATCTTTTTCTCAGCAAATCAAACAAAGCTTATAATGGCTTTGGAAGATGGAGAAATTCACGAATCGAATGTTGAGAATACAACAATGTACAGAAAACTAAGATTTGAAAAACATAAAATTGCAATGAATGCTGATTTGTTTTCTTTTCAGCAATCAGGACCGACATCAAGAGGAGAACGTGAGTTAAGTGTTGAGGATATGAAATACATTACTGATAGTCTTTATAAAATTCAGGCATCCAATTATAAATCACTAAACAACGAAGTTGAAAAGTATCTGTTGTTTAAAAATAAATTTCCATTCAAAGCATCACCTGTTCAGAATCAAAGTAAAGATGTTGAGAGAATAAAAAACCTTGACAGAGTAAAAACAGCGTTGAATATGGTGCTTTCAGCTTATCGAAGAGTTGAATGGACTCAGCGGGAAATTGAGAAATATGAAGTTGAGATTTATAAGAAATATGCAATTCCTGCTGCCTGTTTTGTATTTATCTTAATTGGAGCTCCACTTGGAATTATGGTTCGAAAAGGTGGTTTTGGTGTTGCTGCGAGTATCAGCTTGTTTTTCTTTTTACTCTACTGGGCATTTTTAATAGGTGGAGAAAAACTTTCTGAACGAGGAATTATTTCTCCTTTTATGGGAATGTGGTCAGCTAACATCCTGCTCTTTATCGCAGGAACATTGTTAACAATTCAGACAAATCTCGAAACAAAAACAATTTCTTTTGATGTATTGAAAAAACTCATACCGAAATCTTTCCAGCAGAAAGCCGAGAGCGATGAAAATCAAAATTCTTGA
- a CDS encoding LptF/LptG family permease has protein sequence MKIKILDRYLIKQFLQTILFGLLAFTLIFVVIDAMENLDDFIDQSVPTLKILHYYFVFSPEIIRLMTPVAVLFAALFTAGKAANLSELTAIKASGVSLFRFMLPFIVTTFFISLFSVYFGGYLVPMANKTKINIEQVYLKKNLSFAESNIYFQDSKTRIISISYFDSERNRANRVSIQDFSSDDLTRMIRRIDAVFLQYDSTKKTWIADNGVERIFYPDKQEAKYFNQLEIDNLNFLPDDLTTKQRKTSEMNLAELKDLINSQLRAGNDPTSTLIEYHSRFAFAATNLIVVLFGLPISANKRKGGLAVQVGINILVTFIYLVFMKISQAFGKNGALDPILTAWFANIIFLIAAVYNLFRARL, from the coding sequence ATGAAAATCAAAATTCTTGACAGATATTTAATCAAACAATTTCTTCAAACGATTTTATTTGGATTGCTTGCTTTTACTTTGATATTTGTCGTGATTGATGCAATGGAAAATCTTGATGACTTTATTGATCAGAGTGTTCCAACATTAAAGATCCTTCATTATTATTTTGTGTTTTCACCTGAGATAATAAGATTGATGACTCCGGTTGCGGTTTTGTTTGCAGCATTGTTTACCGCAGGAAAAGCTGCAAACCTTAGTGAACTTACTGCAATTAAAGCAAGCGGAGTAAGTCTGTTTCGCTTTATGCTGCCTTTTATTGTAACCACTTTTTTCATTTCATTATTTTCAGTTTACTTTGGTGGCTATCTGGTACCTATGGCAAACAAAACAAAGATAAACATCGAGCAGGTTTATCTGAAAAAGAATTTATCTTTTGCAGAGAGCAACATCTATTTTCAGGATAGCAAGACTAGAATAATCAGTATTTCGTATTTCGATTCTGAAAGAAACCGGGCAAACAGAGTAAGCATTCAGGATTTTTCTTCAGATGATTTAACCAGAATGATCAGAAGAATTGACGCCGTTTTTCTTCAGTATGATTCAACTAAGAAAACCTGGATTGCTGATAATGGCGTTGAAAGAATTTTTTATCCGGATAAACAGGAAGCAAAATATTTTAATCAATTAGAAATAGATAATTTGAATTTTCTGCCGGATGATTTAACCACAAAGCAAAGAAAAACATCTGAAATGAACCTGGCAGAATTAAAAGATTTAATTAATTCTCAATTAAGAGCCGGAAATGATCCTACATCAACACTAATCGAATATCATTCAAGATTTGCCTTTGCTGCAACAAACTTAATTGTAGTTTTATTTGGATTGCCAATCTCTGCAAACAAACGTAAAGGTGGATTAGCTGTTCAGGTTGGAATAAATATACTCGTCACATTTATTTATTTAGTTTTCATGAAAATCAGTCAGGCATTTGGAAAGAACGGAGCACTTGATCCAATACTAACTGCATGGTTTGCTAACATAATATTTCTGATTGCAGCAGTTTATAATTTATTCAGAGCGAGGTTGTAA
- a CDS encoding adenosine deaminase yields the protein MTTELILKTIPKVLLHDHLDGGLRPQTIIELADEIKYKKLPTKDPAELGEWFHRGANKGNLVEYLQGFEHTTAVMQTKESLTRVAYEMMEDMKKDGVVYVETRFAPALHLEKGLYLEDTVKAVLEGLEKGKEDFGVGFGLILCGMRNMKNSLEIAELAVNFRRQGVVGFDLAGEEGGYPPKKHIDAFQFIQRANFNITIHAGEAFGKESIWQAIQWCGAHRIGHATRLIEDIVLDNEGNVVAFGDLAQYVLDKRIPLEICLLSNVHTGAVDKIENHPFGIFYREKFRVTLNTDDRLMSDTTMTKEFMTAVKYFNLSFDDFEKITINSMKSAFIPYKERLHYIYNVIKPGYQKMREQILSFNNIKGENEKVIQ from the coding sequence ATGACCACTGAACTCATCTTAAAAACTATTCCCAAGGTTCTGCTCCACGATCATCTTGACGGAGGACTCAGACCGCAAACAATAATTGAGCTGGCTGATGAAATAAAATACAAAAAACTTCCGACAAAAGATCCTGCTGAATTAGGTGAATGGTTTCATCGTGGGGCAAACAAAGGAAATCTTGTTGAATACCTTCAGGGATTTGAACATACGACTGCTGTAATGCAAACAAAAGAATCTTTAACCAGAGTAGCTTACGAAATGATGGAAGATATGAAGAAAGATGGTGTGGTTTATGTTGAAACGAGATTTGCACCTGCACTTCATTTGGAAAAAGGTCTTTATCTAGAAGATACAGTAAAAGCTGTTTTGGAAGGATTGGAAAAAGGCAAAGAAGATTTTGGTGTTGGTTTCGGACTTATCTTATGTGGAATGAGAAACATGAAAAATTCTCTTGAGATTGCCGAGCTTGCTGTCAACTTCAGAAGACAAGGTGTTGTTGGATTTGATCTTGCAGGTGAAGAAGGTGGTTATCCTCCCAAAAAACATATTGATGCTTTTCAGTTTATTCAAAGAGCAAATTTTAATATAACAATTCACGCCGGCGAAGCATTTGGTAAAGAATCAATCTGGCAGGCAATTCAATGGTGTGGTGCTCATCGTATTGGGCATGCGACAAGACTGATTGAAGATATTGTTCTTGATAATGAAGGAAATGTGGTTGCCTTCGGCGATTTAGCTCAGTATGTTCTTGATAAAAGAATACCTCTTGAGATTTGCCTTCTTAGCAATGTTCATACAGGAGCAGTAGATAAAATTGAAAATCATCCTTTTGGAATTTTCTACAGAGAAAAATTTCGTGTTACATTAAATACAGATGACAGATTGATGAGCGATACTACGATGACAAAAGAGTTTATGACTGCAGTGAAATACTTTAATCTTAGCTTTGATGACTTCGAAAAAATTACAATCAACTCGATGAAATCAGCATTTATTCCATACAAAGAAAGACTTCATTATATCTACAATGTAATTAAACCTGGTTACCAGAAAATGCGTGAACAAATTTTATCATTCAACAATATTAAAGGAGAAAATGAAAAAGTTATTCAGTAA
- a CDS encoding dipeptidase, which yields MKEVVDFIDSNYERYLDELKEFLRIPSISTLPEHSRDMQTAAEFVAAKLKDAGMNKVEIFQTEGHPLVYAEWLGAPGKPTVLIYGHYDVQPVDPIELWESPPFEPTIKGDNIYARGATDDKGQMFVHIKSVEAYFKTYGSLPLNVKFIIEGEEEIGSSNLTSFLKNNVELLKADAVLISDTSLYDVGVPTITYGLRGLAYMEVEVVGPNRDLHSGTYGGAVPNPINILAEMIAKLKDKDGRITITGFYKDVLKLTKEERQNFKALKFSEKEFAKSIGIKKSVGEKGYSVLERIWARPTLDCNGIVGGFTGQGAKTVIPSKASAKISMRLVPNQDPKKIEKLFTKYIKQIAPDYVNVKVTSIHGGYPVLAPLDHKATKAASRAMSKAFGKKTVFMREGGSIPIVVDFANRLKACPVLMGLGLDSENLHSPNEHFNLNHFKLGIKSSAYFLDEFSRV from the coding sequence ATGAAAGAAGTTGTTGATTTTATTGATTCGAATTATGAAAGATATCTTGATGAACTTAAAGAGTTCTTAAGAATTCCTTCAATAAGTACACTTCCCGAACATAGCAGAGATATGCAAACTGCTGCTGAGTTTGTTGCTGCTAAACTTAAAGATGCAGGAATGAATAAAGTTGAAATTTTTCAGACCGAAGGTCATCCTCTTGTTTACGCTGAATGGTTAGGTGCTCCCGGCAAACCGACAGTTTTAATTTATGGACATTATGATGTTCAGCCGGTTGACCCAATAGAGTTGTGGGAAAGTCCACCTTTTGAACCAACAATTAAAGGTGATAATATTTATGCTCGCGGTGCTACAGATGATAAAGGTCAGATGTTTGTTCACATTAAAAGTGTTGAAGCTTATTTCAAAACTTACGGAAGTCTTCCTCTCAATGTTAAGTTTATTATTGAAGGTGAGGAAGAAATCGGAAGTTCAAACTTAACTTCTTTTCTTAAGAATAATGTTGAACTTCTGAAAGCTGATGCTGTTTTGATTTCAGATACTTCTTTATATGATGTTGGTGTTCCAACAATTACTTATGGATTACGCGGACTTGCTTATATGGAAGTTGAAGTTGTTGGACCAAATCGTGATCTTCACTCAGGAACTTATGGTGGTGCTGTTCCAAATCCGATTAATATTCTTGCTGAAATGATTGCAAAGTTGAAAGATAAAGATGGAAGAATAACGATTACCGGATTTTATAAAGATGTTCTGAAGCTTACCAAAGAAGAAAGACAGAATTTCAAAGCACTTAAATTTTCTGAAAAAGAATTTGCAAAAAGTATCGGCATTAAAAAATCTGTCGGCGAAAAAGGTTACTCAGTGCTTGAAAGAATCTGGGCTCGTCCAACTCTTGATTGCAATGGTATTGTTGGTGGATTTACAGGACAAGGCGCTAAAACTGTTATTCCATCAAAAGCTTCTGCTAAGATAAGTATGCGACTTGTTCCGAATCAGGATCCGAAAAAGATTGAAAAACTTTTCACAAAGTATATTAAACAAATCGCACCTGATTATGTTAATGTGAAAGTTACTTCAATTCACGGTGGATATCCTGTGCTTGCACCATTAGATCATAAAGCAACCAAAGCTGCTTCAAGAGCAATGTCAAAGGCATTTGGGAAGAAAACAGTTTTTATGCGTGAAGGAGGTTCTATTCCTATTGTCGTTGATTTTGCAAACCGTTTGAAAGCCTGTCCCGTTTTAATGGGATTAGGATTGGATAGTGAAAATCTTCATTCACCAAATGAACATTTTAATCTCAATCACTTTAAACTTGGAATAAAAAGTTCAGCATATTTTCTTGATGAATTTTCAAGAGTATAA
- a CDS encoding tetratricopeptide repeat protein — MKKSNLIYAAFIVFGMLLMGYQCSSTEITSAKLYIQQKNYDKALEVLQKEIQKNPNSDQGYYLMGVVYSEKGDYKNMVQSFDKSLSISKTYEKEIKDYKKSTWVTVFNRGVAFFQRAAKIQDEDSMMVYFDKAVADFKAAAEIEPDSADSYKNLAFAYMSKGDNESAIAPLQKIIALEKSKDGYKYLGEIYYVMGSNLKNQGKEEEAKSYFNKAIDVLSEGRKLYPDDTDMLLFLSNAYIGADRISEATSQFEAGVKAEPNNKYYRYNYGVLLLGAEKFAEAEEQFKKALEIDPNYNNAIYNLGVTYLKWGLAIQKKAEAENKIDESYKEKYRAALPYLEKAVEMPEADANTWELLGRVYSVLGMTEDANKAFNKADELRK, encoded by the coding sequence ATGAAGAAATCAAATTTAATTTATGCTGCATTTATTGTATTTGGTATGCTATTGATGGGTTATCAATGCTCATCAACTGAAATTACAAGTGCAAAACTTTATATTCAGCAGAAGAACTATGATAAAGCTTTGGAAGTATTGCAGAAGGAAATTCAGAAAAATCCCAATAGTGATCAGGGATATTATCTGATGGGTGTAGTTTATTCTGAGAAAGGTGATTACAAGAATATGGTTCAGAGTTTTGATAAATCCTTGTCAATTTCAAAAACTTATGAAAAAGAAATTAAAGATTATAAGAAATCGACCTGGGTTACTGTTTTCAACCGTGGTGTTGCATTCTTCCAGAGAGCAGCAAAAATTCAGGATGAAGACAGTATGATGGTTTACTTCGATAAAGCGGTTGCTGATTTTAAAGCTGCTGCTGAAATTGAACCGGATAGTGCTGACTCTTATAAGAATCTTGCTTTTGCGTATATGAGTAAAGGTGACAATGAATCAGCAATTGCACCATTACAAAAAATTATAGCTCTCGAAAAATCGAAAGATGGATATAAATATCTTGGTGAGATTTATTATGTAATGGGTTCAAACCTTAAAAATCAAGGTAAAGAAGAGGAAGCTAAATCATATTTCAATAAAGCAATTGATGTGCTCTCTGAAGGAAGAAAACTTTATCCGGATGATACCGATATGCTTTTATTCCTTTCTAATGCTTACATTGGAGCAGATAGAATTAGTGAAGCAACAAGTCAGTTTGAAGCAGGTGTAAAAGCTGAACCAAATAATAAATATTACAGATACAATTACGGTGTACTTTTACTTGGTGCTGAAAAATTTGCTGAAGCAGAAGAGCAATTCAAGAAAGCTCTGGAAATAGATCCGAACTATAATAATGCAATTTATAATCTTGGTGTAACTTATCTTAAATGGGGATTGGCAATTCAAAAGAAAGCCGAAGCTGAAAATAAAATTGATGAATCTTACAAAGAAAAATATCGCGCAGCATTACCATATCTTGAAAAAGCAGTTGAAATGCCCGAAGCAGATGCAAACACCTGGGAATTATTAGGTCGGGTTTATTCAGTTTTAGGTATGACTGAAGATGCAAATAAAGCATTTAACAAAGCAGACGAATTAAGAAAGTAA
- a CDS encoding DUF3467 domain-containing protein — MDSKQQPPQGQQINIELGEKEAEGIYSNLAIISHSPAEFVIDFTRIVPGVPKAKVHARIITTPQHAKMLMKALEDNIKKYEARFGEIRIEPPQNQHFGFVPIKEDKIN; from the coding sequence ATGGATAGCAAACAACAACCTCCACAGGGACAACAGATAAATATCGAGCTTGGTGAAAAAGAAGCCGAGGGAATTTATTCTAACCTGGCTATTATTTCTCATTCACCAGCAGAATTTGTTATTGATTTTACCAGAATTGTTCCTGGTGTACCAAAGGCAAAAGTGCATGCAAGAATTATAACCACACCGCAGCATGCAAAAATGCTGATGAAAGCTCTTGAAGATAACATTAAAAAATATGAAGCAAGATTTGGTGAGATTAGAATAGAGCCACCGCAGAATCAGCACTTTGGTTTTGTTCCTATTAAAGAAGACAAGATTAACTAA
- a CDS encoding glycine cleavage T C-terminal barrel domain-containing protein, which translates to MFDNTMIPNELLTYFESKGYNVDRNNGTAVIKSFSKPEDEIFSLYNGVGLRHLHSASIIELRGQDSADFLHRITTNGLKDLTKEQIRKTIFTTEKGRIIDVVSVLNFESHLILVGDLSNKVKVMSWINRYVISDDVKQSDANHRFNILEFSGPQADSFMTWVCGSAVSDIPVDSFKVMNVEGILFFLAKMKDERGFKKFWALTDNSHTIRLLNYVLENTGPFDFSLIGEEAYSSFRIEQGIPAAPNEICDLFNPHELNLSELIDTKKGCYIGQEVLARLETYDKVQKKLTGLTFESSIELNNETQLVDSENQSAGFVTSFINSVKLKRPIGLAVVKKNYLNEDSTLFVVNGNSKTEARITSLPFKK; encoded by the coding sequence ATGTTCGATAACACTATGATACCTAATGAATTACTTACATATTTCGAATCCAAAGGATACAATGTTGATCGTAATAACGGAACAGCAGTTATAAAAAGTTTTTCCAAACCTGAGGACGAAATATTTAGTCTTTACAACGGAGTTGGTCTAAGACATCTGCATTCTGCCTCGATCATTGAGCTGAGAGGGCAGGACAGTGCTGATTTTCTTCACAGAATTACAACAAATGGACTTAAAGATCTTACCAAAGAGCAGATTAGAAAAACAATTTTCACAACCGAAAAGGGAAGAATAATCGATGTCGTTTCAGTTCTTAATTTTGAATCACATCTGATTTTGGTTGGAGATTTATCAAACAAAGTAAAGGTGATGAGTTGGATAAATCGTTATGTCATCAGTGATGATGTAAAACAAAGCGATGCAAATCATCGTTTCAACATACTTGAGTTTTCAGGTCCTCAGGCAGATTCGTTTATGACATGGGTTTGTGGCTCAGCAGTTTCGGATATTCCTGTTGATTCATTTAAAGTTATGAATGTTGAAGGAATACTTTTTTTCCTTGCAAAAATGAAAGATGAAAGAGGATTTAAAAAATTCTGGGCATTGACTGATAATTCACATACAATCAGATTACTAAATTATGTTTTGGAAAATACCGGACCATTTGATTTCAGTTTGATTGGCGAAGAAGCTTATAGCAGTTTCAGAATTGAGCAGGGAATTCCTGCAGCACCAAATGAAATATGTGATTTATTCAATCCACACGAGTTAAATCTTTCTGAATTAATTGATACAAAAAAGGGCTGCTACATCGGTCAGGAAGTTTTGGCACGATTAGAAACTTATGATAAAGTTCAGAAAAAATTAACCGGTTTGACATTCGAATCTTCTATTGAACTAAACAATGAAACGCAGCTTGTTGATTCTGAAAATCAAAGTGCGGGATTTGTTACTTCATTTATCAATTCGGTAAAGTTGAAAAGGCCAATAGGATTGGCAGTAGTTAAAAAGAATTATTTGAACGAAGATTCTACTCTTTTTGTTGTGAATGGAAATTCAAAGACGGAAGCAAGAATTACAAGTTTACCATTTAAGAAATAG
- the hutU gene encoding urocanate hydratase — protein sequence MITAEKIIKAPTGTNISCKGWIQEAAMRMLMNNLDPEVAEKPEELIVYGGRGKAARNWQCFEAIVESLKNLENDETLLVQSGKPVGIFRTHLNAPRVIISNSMLVPDWATWDEFRRLEAMGLTMYGQMTAGSWIYIGTQGILQGTYETFAECARKYFGSTLKGKFVLTAGLGGMGGAQPLAATFNGAAFLGVEVDRSRAQKRIDTGYLDVLTDNLDEALKIVLDAKEKGEAISVGLVGNAGEIHPEILKRGIIPDVVTDQTSAHDTLNGYVPMGMSFEEALELRKSDPKKYIKLAQQTIVKHVEAMLEFQKRGSIVFDYGNNIRGEAKENGVNNAFDIPGFVPEFIRPLFCDGKGPFRWAALSGDPNDIYVTDEAVKETFPDNKLLINWIEMAQKKVHFQGLPARICWLGYGERAKMGKIFNKLVADGKVKAPIVIGRDHLDCGSVASPNRETEGMLDGSDAIADWPILNALLNAIGGASWVSVHHGGGVGIGKSIHAGMVVVADGTKEAEERLERVLTYDPGMGIIRHADAGYQQAIENAKKWNIKIPMLK from the coding sequence ATGATAACAGCAGAAAAAATTATTAAAGCACCCACAGGGACAAATATTTCCTGCAAAGGATGGATTCAGGAAGCAGCAATGAGAATGCTGATGAATAATCTTGATCCTGAAGTTGCAGAGAAACCGGAAGAACTTATTGTTTACGGTGGCAGAGGCAAAGCTGCCAGAAACTGGCAATGTTTTGAAGCGATAGTTGAATCACTTAAAAATCTTGAGAATGATGAAACACTTCTTGTGCAATCCGGTAAGCCGGTTGGAATTTTCAGAACTCATTTAAATGCACCACGAGTGATTATTTCAAATTCAATGCTGGTTCCCGATTGGGCAACATGGGATGAATTCCGCAGACTGGAAGCAATGGGATTAACAATGTATGGACAAATGACTGCCGGTAGCTGGATTTACATCGGAACTCAGGGAATACTTCAGGGTACTTATGAAACTTTCGCTGAGTGTGCAAGAAAATATTTTGGTTCAACTTTAAAAGGAAAATTTGTGTTAACTGCCGGACTTGGCGGAATGGGTGGGGCTCAACCACTTGCAGCAACCTTCAATGGTGCTGCTTTCCTTGGAGTTGAAGTTGACAGATCCCGTGCACAAAAAAGAATTGATACTGGTTATCTCGATGTGCTTACTGATAATCTTGATGAAGCTCTGAAAATAGTTCTTGATGCGAAAGAGAAAGGTGAGGCAATTTCAGTTGGATTAGTTGGTAACGCTGGAGAAATTCATCCTGAAATTTTAAAAAGAGGAATTATTCCGGATGTTGTTACTGATCAGACATCAGCTCACGATACACTAAATGGTTATGTGCCGATGGGAATGAGTTTCGAAGAAGCACTCGAATTAAGGAAATCAGATCCAAAGAAGTACATAAAACTTGCTCAGCAGACTATCGTAAAGCATGTTGAAGCAATGCTGGAATTTCAGAAAAGAGGTTCAATTGTTTTTGATTATGGAAACAACATTCGTGGTGAAGCAAAAGAAAATGGTGTGAATAATGCCTTCGATATTCCTGGATTTGTTCCTGAATTTATTCGTCCATTATTTTGCGATGGTAAAGGACCGTTTCGTTGGGCAGCTTTAAGTGGAGATCCAAATGATATTTATGTAACTGACGAAGCTGTTAAAGAAACTTTTCCGGATAACAAGCTACTCATAAATTGGATTGAGATGGCTCAGAAGAAAGTTCACTTTCAGGGATTGCCTGCAAGAATATGCTGGCTTGGTTATGGCGAAAGAGCTAAGATGGGGAAAATTTTTAACAAACTTGTTGCAGACGGAAAAGTAAAAGCACCAATAGTAATTGGCAGAGATCATCTTGATTGCGGTTCAGTAGCATCACCAAACCGGGAAACCGAAGGAATGCTTGATGGAAGCGATGCAATTGCTGATTGGCCAATCTTAAATGCTTTGTTAAATGCTATTGGTGGTGCAAGCTGGGTTTCAGTTCATCACGGTGGAGGTGTTGGTATTGGAAAATCAATTCACGCCGGAATGGTTGTAGTTGCTGATGGAACCAAAGAAGCTGAAGAAAGACTTGAAAGAGTTCTGACTTACGATCCCGGAATGGGAATAATCAGACATGCTGATGCAGGTTATCAGCAGGCAATTGAAAATGCAAAAAAGTGGAACATAAAAATTCCGATGTTGAAATGA